Proteins from one Malania oleifera isolate guangnan ecotype guangnan chromosome 4, ASM2987363v1, whole genome shotgun sequence genomic window:
- the LOC131153645 gene encoding receptor protein kinase-like protein ZAR1, whose amino-acid sequence MIPLILWVLLCNFHCLVSSLNDEGFALLSFKQSIGEDPEGSLSNWNISDRTPCLWNGITCKEDRVVSLSIPKKKLSGFLPSAVGSLSQLRHVNLRNNKFFGSLPIELFQAQGLQSLVLYGNFLSGSVPPEIGKLKYLQTLDLSQNFFNGSMPRSLTWCKRLRNLDLSHNNFTGSLPDGFGTGLVLLERLDLSFNKFGGSIPSDMGNLSALQGTVDLSHNVFNGSIPASLGNLPEKVYIDLTFNNLSGPIPQNGALMNRGPTAFIGNPGLCGPPLKNPCSSDTLGPSSPSSFPFIPGNSPPQNSDNNAGKGESGRGLSRVALIAIIVSDVVGICLVGLLFSCCYSKVFASCKHKDESGYNFEKRGKGRECFCFRKDESETPSENVEQYDLVPLDTQVAFDLDELLKASAFVLGKSGIGIVYKVVLEDGLTLAVRRLGEGGSQRFKEFQTEVEAIGKLRHPNIVTLRAYYWSVDEKLLIYDYMPNGNLSAAIHGKAGTVPFTPMSWSIRLKIMKGTTKGLVYLHEFSPKKYVHGDLKPNNILLGHDMEPHIADFGLGRLANIAGGFPTLQSNRMASEKPQRQQSSSAPSEATTVNSAYLGSCYQAPEALKMAKPSQKWDVYSYGVILLEMITGRSPMIQVGNSEMDIVQWIQLCIEEKRPLADVLDPYLAEDSDMEEEMVGVLKIAMACVHNSPERRPAMRQVSDVLDRLSMSSD is encoded by the exons ATGATTCCTCTGATTTTGTGGGTTCTTCTCTGCAACTTTCATTGTCTGGTGAGCTCTTTGAATGATGAAGGGTTTGCGCTTTTGTCGTTCAAGCAGTCCATTGGAGAAGACCCAGAGGGCTCTCTTAGTAACTGGAACATTTCTGATCGAACCCCTTGTTTATGGAATGGGATTACatgcaaagaagatagagtggtGTCGCTGAGCATTCCAAAGAAGAAACTCTCTGGGTTTCTTCCCTCGGCTGTTGGGTCTCTCTCTCAGCTCCGCCATGTAAATTTAAGGAACAATAAATTCTTTGGAAGCTTGCCTATTGAGCTTTTCCAAGCCCAAGGGCTGCAAAGCTTGGTCCTTTACGGAAATTTCTTATCTGGGTCTGTTCCCCCTGAAATTGGGAAGCTTAAGTACCTTCAAACCCTAGATTTGTCACAGAACTTTTTCAATGGGTCGATGCCCAGGTCTTTAACTTGGTGTAAGAGACTAAGAAACCTTGATCTAAGTCATAACAATTTCACTGGTTCTTTGCCTGATGGGTTTGGTACTGGTTTGGTTTTGCTGGAAAGACTTGACCTCTCATTCAATAAATTTGGTGGTTCAATCCCTAGTGACATGGGGAATTTGTCTGCTTTGCAAGGAACTGTTGATTTGTCTCATAATGTGTTTAATGGTTCAATCCCTGCCAGCCTGGGAAACCTTCCTGAGAAAGTTTATATTGATCTCACGTTCAACAATTTAAGCGGGCCAATACCCCAAAATGGTGCTCTAATGAACAGAGGACCAACTGCTTTTATTGGAAATCCTGGGCTATGTGGCCCTCCATTGAAGAACCCGTGTTCTTCGGATACTTTGGGCCCGAGTTCACCATCCTCATTTCCTTTCATTCCAGGTAACTCTCCTCCCCAGAATTCGGACAACAATGCTGGAAAGGGTGAGAGTGGAAGAGGACTAAGTAGGGTTGCTTTGATTGCTATAATTGTGAGTGATGTAGTTGGAATCTGCCTGGTTGGGCTGCTATTCTCGTGTTGTTATTCAAAAGTGTTTGCTAGTTGTAAGCATAAGGATGAGAGTGGctataattttgaaaaaagagGGAAGGGAAGGGAGTGTTTTTGTTTCAGAAAGGATGAATCCGAAACTCCATCAGAGAATGTGGAGCAGTACGATCTCGTGCCATTGGATACACAGGTGGCTTTTGATCTTGATGAGCTTCTGAAAGCATCTGCTTTTGTTCTAGGAAAGAGTGGGATTGGGATTGTATACAAAGTTGTACTTGAAGATGGGCTTACCTTGGCAGTTAGACGATTAGGTGAAGGTGGCTCTCAGAGGTTTAAGGAATTTCAGACCGAAGTAGAAGCTATTGGAAAGCTGAGGCATCCTAATATTGTAACCCTTAGAGCTTATTACTGGTCTGTTGATGAGAAGCTGCTCATCTATGATTACATGCCAAACGGAAACCTTTCCGCTGCAATTCATG GGAAGGCTGGAACGGTACCCTTTACGCCTATGTCCTGGTCTATTCGGCTTAAAATCATGAAAGGAACCACAAAAGGATTGGTCTATCTCCACGAATTCAGCCCCAAAAAATATGTCCATGGAGACTTGAAGCCAAACAATATTCTTCTTGGACACGACATGGAACCCCACATTGCTGATTTTGGACTTGGACGTCTTGCCAACATTGCAGGTGGATTCCCGACCCTTCAGTCCAATCGAATGGCTTCTGAAAAACCACAGAGGCAACAAAGCAGCAGTGCTCCCTCCGAAGCTACTACGGTTAATTCTGCTTACTTGGGATCTTGTTATCAAGCTCCTGAGGCCCTGAAAATGGCAAAGCCATCCCAAAAGTGGGATGTTTACTCATATGGGGTAATCTTACTTGAAATGATTACGGGAAGATCACCAATGATCCAAGTGGGTAACTCGGAAATGGACATTGTTCAATGGATTCAGCTCTGCATCGAAGAGAAAAGGCCACTTGCAGATGTCTTGGACCCATATTTGGCTGAAGATTCAGACATGgaagaggagatggttggagttcTGAAGATTGCAATGGCATGTGTTCATAACAGCCCGGAGAGGAGACCTGCAATGAGGCAAGTCTCTGATGTTTTGGACCGATTGTCCATGTCTTCTGATTAG